A genomic region of Verrucomicrobiota bacterium contains the following coding sequences:
- a CDS encoding sugar phosphate isomerase/epimerase family protein yields the protein MNTSSSRTSRRQFAALTTAAMAATLCPLPALPGETPVRKRLMRLTLSPGAIGVKANPRETLALAHQYGFEAIEPNANFLTDLSDADLAAFRAEMQARNIVFGSAGLAVNFRQDDAKFRTSLEALPKIAAGLQRAGVTRVGTWISPTHAELAYADNLRQHATRLREAAKVLRDHGQRLGLEYVGTPSIRQNRPNPFIYSLRQMQELIAEIGTGNVGVVLDSWHWWTAGETEADLLKLTNADVVSVDLNDAPAGIPLPEQQDGKRELPCATGVIPVKTFLGALQRISYDGPVRAEPFNKPLNAMDKDAACAATIAALKKAAALITDN from the coding sequence ATGAACACCAGTTCTTCCCGTACCTCACGCCGGCAATTTGCCGCGCTGACCACCGCCGCCATGGCCGCCACCCTCTGCCCGCTGCCCGCCCTCCCAGGCGAGACTCCGGTGCGCAAGCGTTTGATGCGGCTGACCCTTTCGCCAGGGGCCATCGGCGTCAAAGCCAACCCGCGCGAAACACTGGCGCTGGCGCACCAATACGGCTTTGAAGCCATCGAACCAAATGCCAACTTCCTGACCGATCTCAGCGACGCGGACCTCGCCGCGTTCCGGGCGGAAATGCAAGCCAGGAACATCGTCTTTGGTTCCGCGGGCCTCGCCGTGAACTTCCGGCAGGATGACGCCAAGTTCCGCACCAGCCTGGAAGCCCTGCCGAAAATTGCCGCCGGTCTCCAGCGCGCCGGGGTCACCCGCGTGGGCACCTGGATTTCCCCCACCCACGCCGAACTGGCGTACGCGGACAACCTCCGCCAGCACGCCACCCGCCTGCGCGAGGCCGCCAAGGTGCTGCGCGATCACGGGCAACGGCTGGGCCTGGAATACGTCGGCACCCCCAGCATTCGGCAAAACCGGCCCAACCCCTTCATCTACTCGCTGCGCCAGATGCAGGAACTCATCGCCGAAATCGGCACCGGCAACGTCGGCGTGGTGTTGGATAGCTGGCATTGGTGGACCGCCGGGGAAACGGAAGCCGACCTGCTCAAGCTCACGAACGCGGACGTAGTCTCCGTGGACCTCAACGACGCCCCGGCGGGGATTCCCCTGCCCGAACAGCAGGATGGCAAACGCGAACTGCCCTGCGCCACCGGCGTCATCCCGGTCAAAACCTTTCTGGGCGCGCTCCAGCGCATCAGCTACGACGGACCCGTGCGAGCCGAACCGTTCAACAAACCCCTGAATGCGATGGACAAAGACGCCGCCTGCGCCGCCACCATCGCCGCGCTCAAAAAAGCCGCCGCATTGATAACTGATAACTGA